The following proteins are co-located in the Bacillus pumilus genome:
- a CDS encoding competence protein ComJ has translation MNDLNQTYSLSISYHQITVYAGSDTPPVIDWTDDDILQGFATGDQGVSFEGVNNGKAFIFVTLNENEPPASFDRVITVPFTHSSDQVHITSVMAQVLSFSIPKGDYQLTCYTSQQPDQDLYYFHFQTV, from the coding sequence ATGAATGACTTAAATCAAACCTATTCCTTATCGATTTCCTATCACCAAATCACCGTATACGCTGGAAGCGATACACCCCCTGTGATTGATTGGACAGATGATGACATTCTTCAAGGATTCGCAACTGGAGATCAGGGTGTTTCTTTTGAAGGCGTCAACAATGGAAAGGCTTTTATTTTCGTGACATTAAATGAAAATGAGCCCCCAGCATCCTTTGATAGAGTCATAACGGTGCCATTTACACATTCAAGCGATCAAGTTCATATCACAAGCGTCATGGCACAGGTTCTGTCTTTCTCCATTCCAAAAGGAGACTATCAGCTCACCTGCTATACTTCACAACAACCTGATCAAGATCTCTATTACTTTCATTTTCAGACTGTGTAG
- a CDS encoding NucA/NucB deoxyribonuclease domain-containing protein: protein MKLLKTILLLLLIVIGVATGYIQLEQSKQETTNSSYDKTIHFPSDRYPETAKHIEEAIEEGQSSICTIDRKNSDEQRDRSLHGIPTKRGYDRDEWPMAMCKEGGKGASVKYVRPSDNRGAGSWVSHQLSDDPDGTKIQFIID, encoded by the coding sequence ATGAAACTTCTTAAAACCATTCTCTTGCTTTTATTGATTGTCATTGGTGTAGCAACAGGCTATATCCAGCTGGAGCAAAGTAAACAAGAGACGACGAATTCATCTTACGACAAAACCATTCACTTTCCATCAGATCGTTATCCAGAAACAGCGAAGCACATAGAAGAGGCAATTGAGGAAGGTCAATCCTCCATTTGTACAATTGATCGTAAAAATAGCGATGAGCAGAGAGACCGCTCACTTCATGGCATCCCGACAAAGCGCGGATATGACCGGGACGAATGGCCGATGGCGATGTGTAAAGAAGGGGGCAAAGGAGCTTCTGTTAAATATGTACGTCCTTCAGATAACAGAGGGGCAGGCTCTTGGGTAAGTCATCAATTATCAGATGATCCTGATGGCACAAAAATTCAATTTATCATTGATTAG
- a CDS encoding hydantoinase/oxoprolinase family protein has product MADVSYRLGIDIGGTFTDLSLMNEATGELIELKTPTVTDDPAQGIINGLHLLKERDVDLSNIQYLVHGMTIGLNTLLQRKGADLALFVTEGFQDILSLQRLRLPIPYDFNSRLPEPLIPRKHVYSISERLIHDGTIKKPLHLQPLDDAVQQVISKKLAGIVISFLHSYQNPVHELQAKSYINHHYPQLEVLTSSELWPQMREYERTVMSVVNLYIQPKVKQYLQTLKSRLKEEGVPISPYITQSNGGLMDAESAATSPVKTLFSGPAAGVIGAARIAASANESNLITFDVGGTSADISIIQNGQPTMAQSNQLSGFPIILPSVAMYSIGAGGGSVAWIDQGGLLKAGPESVGSQPGPASYGKGKKAAVTDAFLICGYLNQERFAGGHLQLRLSAAKMAFKPIADQLHKTIEQAADQLIQVAVANMYTELSNVMEQQGFDPRDFSLLAFGGAGPVVANFLAREIHAKNVVVPPSPGTLCALGALTADFIHDAVLSKKICLQDYTIDQLKQDYEMLSRKATDWFSQQNIQHIKQTSILLLADARYQGQAFEIELPLSADWLRQEQDIHQLTEAFHKLHKRQYGHRDDQANIEFTHLRVRVIGETPPLPFSSVHESSGQSLKPHEFRRIFIEEKEYEASVYNRDALSVGSVVKGPAIIEQDDTTTLVLPNWLGRIDPSGNLVISREAALHEN; this is encoded by the coding sequence ATGGCGGATGTCTCTTATCGGCTCGGAATAGACATAGGCGGAACATTTACTGATTTATCGCTGATGAATGAAGCAACAGGGGAGCTGATCGAACTCAAAACACCCACAGTGACAGATGACCCAGCCCAGGGAATTATCAATGGGCTACATCTTTTAAAAGAAAGAGATGTCGATTTATCCAACATCCAATATCTCGTACACGGAATGACAATCGGCCTTAATACATTATTGCAGCGAAAAGGAGCAGATTTAGCCCTTTTTGTGACGGAAGGTTTTCAAGATATTTTATCACTACAACGTTTACGACTACCCATTCCTTATGACTTCAATTCTCGTTTGCCAGAACCATTGATACCACGAAAGCATGTATATTCAATCTCTGAAAGGTTGATACACGATGGTACGATCAAAAAACCTCTCCACCTGCAGCCATTAGATGATGCTGTCCAGCAGGTCATATCTAAAAAGCTAGCAGGTATTGTCATTTCATTTTTACATAGTTATCAAAATCCAGTTCATGAATTACAGGCAAAATCCTATATCAACCATCATTACCCGCAGTTAGAAGTCCTTACTTCATCTGAATTATGGCCTCAAATGAGGGAATACGAGCGTACAGTGATGTCTGTTGTCAATTTGTACATTCAACCAAAGGTGAAACAGTATTTACAAACATTGAAAAGCCGCTTGAAAGAAGAAGGTGTACCAATTTCTCCATACATTACGCAATCAAATGGTGGTTTAATGGATGCAGAAAGTGCAGCAACCTCACCCGTTAAAACCCTTTTTTCTGGTCCGGCAGCTGGTGTCATTGGTGCAGCAAGAATTGCAGCATCTGCGAACGAATCCAATCTGATCACTTTTGATGTTGGGGGTACAAGTGCGGATATCTCGATCATTCAAAATGGCCAGCCTACAATGGCCCAATCAAATCAGCTTTCAGGTTTTCCTATCATTCTTCCATCTGTTGCGATGTATTCAATAGGAGCAGGTGGAGGTTCTGTTGCGTGGATTGATCAGGGCGGACTTCTAAAAGCAGGACCGGAATCCGTTGGCTCGCAGCCGGGTCCAGCTTCGTATGGAAAGGGAAAGAAAGCAGCTGTAACCGATGCGTTTCTCATATGCGGTTATCTCAATCAAGAACGTTTTGCCGGAGGACATTTACAATTGCGGCTGTCTGCAGCGAAAATGGCCTTTAAGCCAATTGCGGATCAGCTCCATAAAACGATTGAACAGGCGGCTGACCAGCTGATTCAAGTAGCTGTAGCCAATATGTACACGGAATTAAGCAATGTCATGGAGCAGCAAGGGTTTGACCCGAGAGATTTTAGTTTACTGGCGTTTGGCGGCGCAGGACCTGTTGTGGCAAATTTCCTTGCAAGAGAAATTCATGCAAAAAATGTGGTCGTTCCTCCAAGTCCTGGCACATTATGTGCGTTAGGTGCTCTCACAGCTGATTTTATTCATGATGCGGTGTTGTCTAAGAAAATATGTTTACAAGACTATACGATAGATCAATTAAAACAAGATTATGAGATGCTTTCGCGTAAAGCGACTGATTGGTTCAGTCAGCAAAACATTCAACATATTAAACAGACGTCTATTCTATTATTGGCCGACGCACGCTATCAAGGGCAGGCATTTGAGATTGAATTGCCATTATCGGCTGATTGGCTGAGGCAAGAACAAGACATCCATCAACTCACTGAAGCATTTCACAAACTGCATAAGCGTCAATATGGACATAGGGACGATCAGGCGAACATTGAATTTACGCATTTACGAGTTCGAGTCATAGGCGAGACGCCGCCCCTGCCTTTCTCTTCTGTTCATGAAAGCAGCGGACAGTCTTTGAAGCCACATGAATTTAGACGTATCTTTATAGAAGAAAAAGAGTACGAAGCATCTGTTTATAACCGAGATGCTCTGTCAGTAGGTTCTGTCGTAAAAGGACCTGCTATTATCGAGCAGGATGATACGACAACATTGGTCCTGCCAAACTGGTTAGGCAGGATTGATCCATCAGGAAACTTAGTAATTTCAAGGGAGGCGGCTTTACATGAGAACTGA